In the Desulfovibrio subterraneus genome, CTTCCACAATGTCGGTGCAGTATTCGTCCAGCGTGTAGTTTCGGCTGGAGACATAGTTGGTATGGGAGCCATCATAGTCGACGGCAAGGCCGCCGCCGAGGTCGATGTAGCCCATGGCGGCACCTTCGGCCACCAGTTCGGCGTACACGCGCGAGGCTTCCTGCACGGCCGTGCGGATGTCGCGGATGTTCGGAATCTGGGAACCGAGGTGGTAGTGCAGAAGCTTGAGGCAGTGCAGCTTGTCCATGCTGCGCAGGGTATCCACCACATCCATGATCTGGGACAGGGAAAGGCCGAACGACGAACGTTCGCCGCCGGATTCCGCCCAGTGCCCGCTGCCCTTGGCGGCAAGCTTGACGCGGACGCCGATCTGCGGGTCCACGCCGAGCTGTTCGGCACGGCTGAGGATGCTGGAAAGCTCCCACGGCATTTCGAGTACGAAAATGCAGTTGAAGCCCATGCGCATGGCATGCAGGCCGAGGTCTATGAATTCCTCGTCCTTGTAGCCGTTGCAGACAAGGCAGGCTTCGTAGTCGCGCATCTGCGAGATGGCCGCGATGAGCTCGGCCTTGCTGCCCACCTCGAGACCGTGGTGGTAGCGCGAGCCGAAGTTCGCGATTTCTTCGAGAACCTGTTGCTGCTGGTTGACTTTGATGGGGAAGATTCCGCGGTATTCGCCCTTGAAGCCGAGGTTGGCTATGGCTTTGCGGAAGGACTCGTGCAGCGTGGATATCTGCGAGTCGAGAATGTTCTCAATGCGAAGAAGAACGGGCAGATCAAGACCGCGTTCTTTCAGACCCCGGATGAGTTCCGGGATGCTGACGGCTACATTGCTGCCGCTCCCGAAAGGATGTACGGCGACATCCCCGTCCGAGGTAACGTCGAAGTATCCGGCACCCCAATTGCGGATGCCGTACAGTTCAGCGGAGTCTTCAATACTCCACTGCGTGAGGGCTTTTTGCTTTGCCAACTGTCGGACCTCATACAAACCCCAATTAAAGTTACTGCCAAGGAACGCCCTGTTAAGGTGTTCCACCCTTGCCATGCCATGGTTGCCATTGCGTAGGAAAGTGCTACTCCAGCATACCGTGGGGGACCCATTTAGAGGCAGGGGGGGGATGCTGTCAATACCTGCCGGTCCGTTTGGGGGGACACATTTTTTGTAAGCTGGAGAAAATCGAATTGTGGCGGCGTGTTAACCATGAAAAAATAGGGAAGGCGTACCACGTTCTCTTTTTCTTTCCGGTCAGAGGAGACTCTAGCACATTTCTTCTGCCAGCAACAGGGCCGTGGCAAGAACCGACAAAATATCACGATGCACTGCTTGCAACAGGGCGCAGGCAGGGTATTAATGGTGAATATGCCTTTGGGTACAGCAGACTGCTGACAACGTTTTTTTGGTATTTTTTGGCTCCGCGGGGCAGGAACCTGACGTTCCTGCCCCGCGTATAAGCGAGGGAAATCCGTTTTTGGATCTCAGCTCCGGCTTAGCGGGGATGTGATTTACTAAAAGCGAGGGGTTGTCATTAAAACGGATGCGCTTTTGGGTGCAGAGGCATGCAGGCTTTGTTCCGGATTGGTTCTGCTGTGTTACATTTATTTTTGCGAGCGGATGCCTGCAAGGCTATTGCAAATTGTATCGGGATACTATAGCTGGTTGAGCGAACAGTGCAAATAGGGACCGCCTTGCTGGCGGTTCTGATATTACGACGCATTTCCAAGGAGAAAGGAAAACATGGATCAGAAGCTTGCAAACCCTGCCCCGCTGGGCCTGATGGGATTCGGCATGACCACGGTGCTGCTGAACATTCACAACGCCGGGTTCTTCCCCCTCAGCGCCATGGTGCTTGCCATGGGCCTTTGCTACGGCGGCCTTGCCCAGGTTATCGCCGGCATCATGGAATTCAAGAAGGGTAACACCTTCGGCCTGACCGCATTTACTTCCTACGGATTTTTCTGGCTCAGCCTTGTGGCGCTTCTCGTCATGCCCAAGCTCGGCTGGACCGAAGCAACCCCCCACGGCTACATGGCATGGTATCTTGTTATGTGGGGCGTGTTCACGTTCTTCATGTTCCTGGGTACGCTGAAGAGCAACACCGTTATCAAGTTCATCTTCTTCTCTCTGACCGTTCTCTTCTTCCTGCTTGCCGCCCGTGACTTCACCGGCAGCGAGACCATCGGCACCATCGCAGGGTACGAAGGCATCGTGTGTGGCGCATCCGCCATCTACCTCGCCATGGCCGAAGTGCTGAACGAAGTGTACGGCCGCACGGTGCTGCCCATAGGCTAGTGTTTTTCATCCGGCTTCACGCCGGCATGTTAAGAATGAGAAAAGGCCGGAGTCGCAAGACTCCGGCCTTTTCGATTGCATTCTTGTGTGTCGCGGTCAGGTAGCAGGGGGGAAGTGAACTTCCTTCTCCACTTTGGCAATGCGCAGCGAATAGGAAGCATACCACTTTTCCTGCCCCATCCGCTGGGCTGCGGCGTGGTCTGCCTGCGCCTTCCAGCACCGGATGGACTCCATGTCCTTCCAGTAGGAGACGGTAATGCCAAGCCCGCTCCGTGCGGAATCCGTACCCAGAAAACCGGGCTGGTTCATGGCCAGTTCCGCCAGCCTGTCTGCCATTTCGGCATAGCCGTTATCCCCTTCCGTTCTGACGGAGGTGAATATCACGGCATAGTACGGAGGCGTGAGCGTGCCGACCATGGGCTGCACTCCCTGCTATTCAGCCACGCCGTTGCGTACGATTTCCAGCAGGGTGCGTACGGCAAAGCCGGTACCGCCGGGTACGCTGAGGGGCGACTTCTTCGACTTGTAGGCAGGGCCTGCGATATCCAGATGCGCCCAGCGCACGCCTTCGCCGATGAACTGCTTCAGGAACAGGGCTGCGTTAATGGCACCGCCTTCGCGTCCGCCCACGTTCATCATGTCGGCCACATCGGACTTCAGCGGTTCAAAATACAGATCCCACAGGGGCATGGGCCAGAAACGGTCGCCAACGCGACCGCCGAGGTCCTGCACCTGCTTGGAGAGTGCTTCGTCCGT is a window encoding:
- the speA gene encoding biosynthetic arginine decarboxylase; amino-acid sequence: MAKQKALTQWSIEDSAELYGIRNWGAGYFDVTSDGDVAVHPFGSGSNVAVSIPELIRGLKERGLDLPVLLRIENILDSQISTLHESFRKAIANLGFKGEYRGIFPIKVNQQQQVLEEIANFGSRYHHGLEVGSKAELIAAISQMRDYEACLVCNGYKDEEFIDLGLHAMRMGFNCIFVLEMPWELSSILSRAEQLGVDPQIGVRVKLAAKGSGHWAESGGERSSFGLSLSQIMDVVDTLRSMDKLHCLKLLHYHLGSQIPNIRDIRTAVQEASRVYAELVAEGAAMGYIDLGGGLAVDYDGSHTNYVSSRNYTLDEYCTDIVEAVMTTLDARGMPHPHIITESGRATVAYYSALLFNILDVSTVEDGRIPSEMPADLPEPIKNLFEAHRSLSLRNVQECYNDALYYRDETRRMFLDGRVSLRERTLCDNLFWGIIKGVAALKDQLKHIPKDMEEIDVALADIYYANFSVFQSLPDAWAIDQLFPIMPVHRLNELPSRQAIISDITCDSDGKIDQFIDPQGKKRVLDLHPMNNGDDYYLGAFLVGAYQETLGDLHNLFGDTNVVSVRVYPDGSYEFVREIQGDTVAELLEYVEYEPRRIMEDLRSLAEQAVRSGRISPAERFSILQAFELGLRGYTYFES
- a CDS encoding acetate uptake transporter, producing MDQKLANPAPLGLMGFGMTTVLLNIHNAGFFPLSAMVLAMGLCYGGLAQVIAGIMEFKKGNTFGLTAFTSYGFFWLSLVALLVMPKLGWTEATPHGYMAWYLVMWGVFTFFMFLGTLKSNTVIKFIFFSLTVLFFLLAARDFTGSETIGTIAGYEGIVCGASAIYLAMAEVLNEVYGRTVLPIG
- a CDS encoding antibiotic biosynthesis monooxygenase family protein produces the protein MVGTLTPPYYAVIFTSVRTEGDNGYAEMADRLAELAMNQPGFLGTDSARSGLGITVSYWKDMESIRCWKAQADHAAAQRMGQEKWYASYSLRIAKVEKEVHFPPAT